Sequence from the Saccharopolyspora pogona genome:
GCGCTGGAGCAAGCCGAGCAAGCGGCGGCCCTGCGACGGTCCGGCGACCCGGCGGAACTGGCCGCGGTCGCAGCATTCCTGCTGTCCCCCAAGGCTTCCTACGTCACCGGGGCCGCCTGGACGGTGGACGGCGGGCGGCGCGCCGAGATGTGATCAGGCGACGCCCTGCTCGTCTTCGGTGCTGCGGGCCTGCTCGACGCGGGCCCGCAGCTCGTCCAGCAGCGTCAGGCCCCCGCTCGCCGCTCGCTCCTCGGCGAGGTGAGGGGCACCCTTGGGCGACTATGCCGGCGACTATGCCGCTCAAGGGTGCCCCTCACCTCTCTCTGTTCAGCCCGCTCGGTGCGCGAGGACGTCGGCGTGGCAGGGCTTGGGCGCGCACCAGCAGCCCAGCGCGTGCCCGCTCAACTCGCCCTCGCGCAGCTTCGCGAGCAGGTTCGGCTGCTCGTCCAGCCACTTCTCGTAGTGCCGGACCATCGCCTCGCGATCGACCTTGGCCTCCTTCAGGAACGGGCTGGCGAACTCCGAATCCGGCCAGTGGTGCCGCGGCCCGGCGTGCCCGACATAGGTCAGCAGGCCCTGCTCCTCCAGCCACGGCACCAGGTGCTTGTGCGGGCCGCCCTTGCGCACGTTGACCACGACGGCATGCCCGTCGAGAAGGGCGTCCGCCCGCTCCCGCTCGTCATCGCTCCAACTGCTCGCCTCGTCCGGCAGCACTACGACCACCTCCGCCGCTCAGGGTGCCGCCCCGGGGGGCGACGGACAATTTCGCAAGAACCGACGACCGGCGTCACCCCGGGCCTGCGCAATTTCTCGCGAAATTGCGCCAATCCCAGGTGGCGGTGACTGTGCGCAGCCGAATACAGCCGAGCGGTGGTCACCCCGGGCGCGGTCAATTTCTCGCGAAATTGCACTCGCAGAACGGCTCAGACGTCGGTGATGCGGAGGCCCGCGTGGGCCTTGTAGCGGCGGTTGATCGCGATCAGGTTCGCCGTGAACGCCTCCACCTGGTGGGCGTTGCGCAGGCGTCCGCCATAGATGCCGCGCACGCCCGGAATCACACTGGCCAACTCGCGGACCACGTCGGTGGCCTCGCGGTCGTCGCCGAGCACCAGGACGTCCAGGTCCACGTGGCTGACCGCGAGATCGGCCAGAGTCACCGCGGAGACGTGGTGGAACGCCGCCGTCATCCGCGACTCCGGCAGCAGCTGCGCCGCCTGCTGCGCCGCGCTGCCCTCCGGCACCGGCAGCGCGTACGGGCCCGTCTTGTCGAAGCCGAGCGGGTTGACGCAGTCGATCACGATCTTGCCGGCGAGCTCCGCCTGCAGGGACTTGAGCAGGTCCGCGTGGCCCTCCCAGGGCACCGCGGCCAGCACGATGTCCGAGGCCGCCGCGCACCCGGCGTTGTCCTGGCCCGAAACGTCGCCACCAGCGATCTCGACGATCTCGGCCGCCGCCTGCTGGGCACGCTCGGCGTTGCGCGAGCCGATCACGACCTTCAGGCCCGCCTTCGCCCACCGGATCGCCAGCCCGCGCCCCTGCGCCCCGGTGCCGCCCAGCACCCCGACCGTCATCTCCCGCACCTCAGCCACGCGGGCCCCTTTCGTCGCCGTCGACCATGCGAATTCCACAATCGCCCCGGAGACACGAATGCGCCACGGGGTGTGCGTCAAGCCACTTCGAACGCGACGTCGCGGCGCGCCGGGTCGGCCTCGACGAGCCGCACCCTGACCTGCTGGCCCTCGCCGAGGCCGGTACCGGTGCACCGCGCGATGACCGGCGGATCGGCCACGAACACCTCGCCCGCCGAACCGTTGGGCACGCGCAGCACCGTCGCGGCGAACTCCTCACCGACCCGCGACGCCAGCGACCAGGCCTGCGCCTGGGCGATGCAGGCGCGCTCCACCTGCCCGGCCATCCGGTCGGAGCTGCCCATCGCCGATGGCAGCTCCGCCAACGCCGCCCGCACCCATTCCGGTACTTCCCGGTCCGATGCCACCGCCAGGCACACCTCGGCGCTGTAGCGGTCGACCAACCGGCGCAGCGGGGCCGTCACGTGCGCATACGAGGCTCCGATTCCCGCGTGGTTGGCCTTCGCAGGCGCCCCGTCGCCGAAAGCCGTGTAGCCCGCGCCGCGCAGCAGGCGGGTCGCCGCCACGTGCACTGCCAACGCCTCCGGCTTGATCGGGTTGAGCCTCGCGAGCGCGGCTGCGGGTGGGGTGTCCACCGGCCAGTGCACGCCGAGCCTGCTCGCCGAACGGCGCAGCCCGGCGACCGTTTCCGGCTCCGGGTCGGGCACCGTGCGTAGCACGCCGATCCCGGCCGACAGCATCATCTCCGCCGCGCACATGCCGGTGAGCAGGGAGATCTCCGCGTTCCATTCCTCGACCACGAGACGCGGCCGCAGCACCAGCCGCCAGCCGCCCGCACCGTCGGATTCCACCTGCTGCTCCGGCAGGCCGAGCTCTATCGCGCCGCGCAGCACCGCCTGCTCCCGGCGCAGCCGCCCGACCTCGGGAAGCAGCGCGATCGAAGGATGCGGGTCGCCGTGCCGCAGCGAACGCTGCACGCCGTCGTAGTCCAGCTGCGCGACCGACCGCACCAGCGCCCGCCGGACGTCGACGCGCACCGGCAGCCCGTCGGAATCCAGGTCGATCGTCCACAACACGCCGGCGCGCACCTGGTCCGGCAACAGGCTCGCGGCGTCTTCGGACAACCGCGTCGGGTGCAGCGGAACGTTGCCGTCCGGCAGGTAGAGGGTCTGCCCGCGCCGCCGCGCCTCGACGTCCAGCGCGCCACCGGGCAGCACGAAAGCGGCGACGTCGGCGATCGCGTAATGGATGCGGAACCCGCTACGCCGGCGGCGGACCAGCACCGCCTGGTCGAGGTCCTTGGAGCCGGGCGGGTCGACCGTCACCAGCGGCAGGTCGGTGGCGTCCACCCGCGCCCCGGTGGGCACCGGCTGCGCGACGGTCTGCTCCACCTCGGCGAGCGCGGCGGTCGGGTAGTCGACGGGCAGCCCCAGCTCGGCGCGGATCGCCGAGAAGTCCAAGCCCAGTTCCGGCCGACTCCGACCGGTCGGTAAGGCGGCGGCAGCTACGGTGCCACCCGGTGGGATCCCCGCCGCCGCCACGAGCTCAGTCCTCGCTGTTCCAGCGCCGGTCGGCGTCGTCGGCCGCTTTGGTCCGCTCCTCGGCTATCTCCAGCGCACGAGCAGCGGTCTCCCGGTCCGGGTACGGCCCCAGGCGCTCAGCAGCCCGGCAACCGGCCTTCGGCTCCACCTGCCGATGCTTCAAACAGAAGTACCAACTTCCGCCGCCCATGCCTCGAGCCTCGCACGACAGCGCGCACCTGTCACGCTCCGGGCCGCGACACGACCGGTATGTCCCAACCTCACCAGGCCGGTGGGGGAGGCGCGGCCGGCATCGGCTGCTGGCCGCCGGGGTCCTGCCGCGGGATCGGGTCCAAGCAGGACACCAGCACCTGGTGAGTCTCCGGGTTGTCGATGCGGCGACCATCCCGCATCCGGTATTCCAGGTCGCCGTTGTCGCCGACCTCCACGGTGCACCCGACCTCGGCGAGCTGGTCGTCGTCGAGGTCCACCAGGCGCTCGTAGCGGGACGGCACCACCCGGTACACGGGCCACTGCAGGTGCCCGAAGGCCTGGTGGAACTCCGCCAGCAGGTTGCTCATCTGCTGCTGCCACGGCAGCGGCATGGCCTCGGCCAGCGATCGCGGCAGCACCGCGTACCCGCCGTCCACCCCGGGCAGGGGCTGCCGGGTCAGGTAGTCCCCCAGCGGCGTGCTCGATGCGGGCGGACGAGACGGCCACGGAATCGGGTCCGGCGTGAACATGATCAACCCTTTCCGAAGGTCAGCAGGCCGCCGCCATTCTTACCTACCGCGCACCCCCGGCGGCAGGAGCGGGCGCGCCCGGCGACGGCGTGTCGGCGGGCGCACCGGGCTCGCGCGGCGCGGTCCCGGCAGGCGGGACGGGCTCGCTCGTCGAGGATCCAGCCCCGCTCGACGGCGCCGGATCGGCGGCGGGGCGGACCACCGTGGGCAGCAGCTGGCCGCCGTCCCACAACTTCGTCACCTCGACGGCCTCGCCGGGCTGCGGCGCGTGCAGGACCTCGTTGTCGCCCAGGTACAGCGCCACGTGGTGGATTCCGTTCGGATCCCGGCCGTACCCCCAGAACACCAGGTCACCGGGCTGCGCCTGGGCCAGCGGGACGTGCGCGCCGCCCTGGAAATACTGGCTCTGCGAGTACTTCGGAATCTCCACCCCGGCCGCCTTCCAGGCCTGCTGCGTCAAGCCCGAGCAGTCGAAGGCGTTCGGCCCCGCCGCGCCCCACACGTACGGCTTGCCGAGCTGGGTCTGGGCGTACTGGATCGCCTGGCTGGCCAGCACGCCAGCGCTGGGCAGGTCCTGGCAGGAGCTGATGCCCTCGACGTTGCCCTCCACGCTCACCAGGTGCGCGGCCATCGGCTCCCACTTGTGATAACGCAGCGGGAACGCCGACCGCTCCACCCGCTGGGAGGCGTCGCCCGGCCGCATCTCCTCCCAGCGAGGCACCGCGAGCAGCACGTCGTAGAACTTGTTGATCGCGTAGTCCACGTCGGTGACCTGCTGGACCGAGCCCCAGCCCATGGACGGCCGCATCTGGAAGATGCCCAGCGAGTCCCGGTCGCCGTGGAAGACGTTGACCAGGTTCGACTCGGTCTTGCCCGCCTGGATCGCGATCTGCCAGGCCCGCGGCGGCAGGCCGCGCTGCTTGCCGATCTCGATGATGCGCTTGGCGATGGCGACCGATTCGCCGGACAGCGTCGCGGCGTCCCGCTCGCCGCGGCCCGCGCCATCGCCCCACGGCCCCAGGTCTGCGCTGCAGTTGGACCAACCCGCGCCCCGCCCACCGCTGCCGACCAGCAGGGCGGTCACCGCGCCGACGCCGATCAGACCTGCGAAACCCGCGAGCACGACGAACGCAACCACGAGCTTCCGCATGTCAACCTTCCTTGTCGTACTGGGCGACTCGCCAACCGGCAGGGGTCTTGTTCACGGTCACCGAGAGCGCGCCGATGTCGGTTGGCAACCGCACCACTATCGAGCCCCCGGTGGAACTGACCGCGGTGGTCGCACCGGTGATCACGTTGCCCGCGTTGCCCGGATCCACCGACGCCATCTCGGTGAGGAACTCGTCCGTCGTGTACGGGCGCAGCTTGTCCAGCCATTGCTGGCGGTCGGCGCCGACCGGGTGGTCCACCCACGCCTTGCCCCATTGCTCGACGACGGCCAGCCCGGCCGGGTCGGGGGCGACCGGCGCCGGGGCGGCCTGCGGCACCGTGATCGTCGGCGGCGACTTCGTCCGGGTCGGCGGCGGCACCACCGCCGAGCGCTGGGACGCGGAGGTGCGGGGGGCGGCCATGTTCCCGCTCGGCGGCGGCTCGGGCAGCAGGAAACCGATGGCAGTAGCCACCACGGCGAGCGCGATCACCGCAGTCGCCAGGTGCTTCGGCGAGCGCAACGGCCAGCCCCACAGCCTGCGGTACACCGCGGCCCGGCCGCGATGCGTCCGGATCGGCATCAGCTACCCCTCTTCCGCTCAGCCATCGGCTACCTCCAGCCCTCGGGAAGGCCGGTAGACCACGTAGACCGGACGGCCGGCCACGACCTCCATCTCCGCTCGGCGCGGTGCCGGTTGTTCCGGCGGTCCGGGGACCGGGGAACCGGCCGTGCGCGACGGGATCAGCACCGGATCTTCGTCCATTCCATCCCATTTGGCATCCGCCACCGGGTTGGTATCGACCACTCGGCTCGTGCTCCGCGCCTCCGGCAGCGCCGCCGCTCCGCCTGGTCGGCGCGCCGCGCCTCCGGCGGGCAACGCGGTTCCCGCGCCCGCCGCCACCGCGGCCGGCGCGTCGCGGTCCAACCGCTGCGCGGTCGCCGCGACCGACATGTGCTGTGCCTCCGGCCGGCTCCGCCGGCGGCCGCGCTGCGGCGTCCCGTGCTCCTCATCGGAATCCATGTCGCGCACCTGGTCCCAGAAGTTGCCGCCCTCTTCCTCCGACCGCCCGCGCCCGCGGAACTTGGCGAACAGGCCCTGCGGGGCGCGCGGCATGGCGCGGCCGACCGTGCCCACCGACAGCTGGACCATCTGGCCGATCCGCCGGACCGGCTTGGCGACCAGCAGGAACACCACCGTGACCAGCGCGGCGAGCAGGATCTGGGTCAGCGCCGAGAATCCGCGCAGCGGGTCGAAGATCCAGGTCAGGATCAGGGTGTGCAGCCCGGCCAGCGCCGAGATCATGACCACGTTGAGCACTGCGGCCCCGGCCACCCGGCCGATGGTGCGCAGCACCTGGTGGTAGATCAGCGCAACGAGCCCGATCAGCGGCCCGGCCAGGATCAGCACCCGGAGCAGCACCTGGGCGAGCAGGATCGCCGCCTTCGCGAGCAGCTGGAACGCCGCGTAGGACAGGCCCTGCACCAGGGCCAGCACCCCGGAGCCGACGCGGCTGCCGTCGACACCCTGGAAGTAGCCGTAGGAACTGCCCATCTTGCCGGCGACGTCCTCGAAAGCCTGCTTCTTCGGCTCCGGTGAACCGGCGTCGGCCCCGTCGTTGACCTCCTGCTTGGTCCACGCCTGCGCGCGCAGCAGGTCCCGGCCGAACTGCTGGGCCTGCGGGGAGTCGGGCGAGCCGAACTCGCCGCGCAGCCAGTTGCGGTAGATGACCTGGTCGTGCAGCAGCGTCGGCAGCGCGTTGGCCTCGTCGACGCCGACCTCCCGCAGGAACCCCGCCTGCACAGCCGAGGTCCCGGTGATCACCACGTCGTCCAGCGCGTGCGTGTAGACCAGCGGCGTCAGGTAGGTCGCGGAGGCGAACCAAAGCCCCGCCAGCGCCCACATGCCCCGCTTGCCGATCGTGGCCAGGTCGCCCTGCCAGATGTAGCGGAACAGCACTATCGCCAGCACCAGCGCGACCAGCCCGAACCACGGGGTGAACACGCTGTCGTAGAGCGCGACGGTGCCGGTGGCAATGACGTCGTCCAGCGGGTCCATCAGGTCGCCGTTGAGCAGCGCGTAGTGGAGGCCGTTGGTGGCGCCGACGAGGTTCTTGGCGACGTTGAACATCTCGTTGCCGAGCCAAGTGTCGACCAGCGCGTTCGGATTGGTCACGCCCTGCGGGCCGCAGCCGAGGTCGTAGGTGTGCCAGACCAGCCCGGCGTAGCCGACCTCGTCGTAGGCGCTGCCCGGATTCCCGACACCCATCGGCGCGGGATCCAGCGCTCCGACCATGCCCGAGCCCGGTCGCTCAGGGTTGGGCGCTTCCTTGCAGTCGAAGCCCTGACCCCAGGCCGGGGCGCCGATCAGCGCCTGGATCGCGATCAGCCCGGCGACGAGCGCGAACGCGCGGCGCCGGGGGGTCGTGCGCGCGACGGCGTTCTTGGAACTCGAGAGCCCCAGCCCGCGTTCGCGCTCACGACGCCACCGGACCAGCACGGTGCCAATCACGGCCACCATGATCAGTACGCGGCTTACCGCGCGTCTTCCCCACCGTTCCGGAGGTGCATAAGAACGTGCACCTCCGGAGCCGCCTGTCCCCAGACGAACGTTGGCCACACCGTTCGATGTGGTCTTCCCGTGGCGATACCCGCCGCCCGCACAGTGCGGGTCTTGCATGGGTTTCCATCGGGCTGTCACGACGCAACTCGCCGCCACCCGGCAAGGCCGGGGAACCAGGTTGCTGACAGATCGGCTTGGCTTTCACCGACCCCACGCCAACTTCCTTCAAAAATGATCATGTCAGACGTGATCTTCCCCACCCCGCTCGCCCGGCCGACCGGTCGAGCGCTCGCTGCCGTCATCGGTGTAGCCGATGCCGACCGTTTCGAGCTCGAATTCGTCGAACGATTCGAAGTCGTCCGCGTACTCCTCGGCCGAGCGCAGCGCCGGGACGCTGGAGTCGGAGTTCGCGCCGTTGTCGACCGGCTGCAGGGCCCGGCGTTCGACGCGGTCGTCGGCGGTCGGCGTGGTGTCCAGCGCGTCGCGCACGTGGTCCAGGTGCGGGCCGGAGAAGTCGATGCGGATCTTCTCCACCCCGCCGGCCCCGTCGCCGAAGATGAACTGGCGCGGCGCGTGGTCGCGCTCGGTGGCGTTGCGGGCCGGGCCGGGGCGGCGGCCCAGCGCCGCCACCACCTGTTCGTACCCGGCGCCGACTGGCACCTTGAGCAGCCGCAGCGCGTCGGCCTGCGCCTGCTCGTCGTCCAGCCGCCCGATGAACACCGAGTCCAGCAGGGAAACGAAACCCTGGATGCGCAGGAAGTCCGCCGGGATCTGGCTGGACAGCAGGACTCGGACGTTCCACTTCCGGGAGTCGCGGGCGAACCGGTTCATCAGCACCCGGCCGGTCGGCACCTCGGAGAGGAAGAACGCCTCGTCGATCCACACGCCCTTGCGCTCGTTCTTGGGCCGCTCGTAGATCGACCGCTGCGTCAGCCAGGCGGCCAGGTTGAGCATCTCGACGCCAAGCGCCTCCGCGTCGGTCCAGTGCTCCCGGCCGACGCCGTCCTTCGGCAGCGTCAGGCCCGCCATGGTCAACACCGTGAGCCGGTCCTCGCGACGCTCGGAGTACGGGTCGGCGTTGACCTCGGGGATCAGCAGCGACATCCGCTCCCGGATCTCGTCGAGGAAGTCGGCCACCACCACGGCGTGCTCGTGGTGTTCGCTCGCGTCGCGGCGCAACGCCTCGAAGACCATGCCCGGGTGGGCGTCGGGCCGGCCGCCGACTGCGCGGACCGCGCGCAGCAGCACGATCCGGGTCTGCGGCAGTCGCGCCACCTCGTACGGCAGCAGCCCGGTCAGCACGTCGAGCACCAGGCGGCGGCGGGTGGCCGCGGCCAGCGCGCGCTCGCGACGCCAGCTGCGCTCCGGGTCTTCCTCGTCGACGAAGTGCTCCAGTTCCGGCTCGGCGACCACCCGGTACGGGTTGAGGATGCCGGGCTGGGCGTTGAGCAGGTTGATCGGCCGGGCGTAGGGCCGCAGCTCGGGCAGCTCGCACAGCGCGGCCAGCGGACCGGACGGGTCCAGCAGCGTCCAGTGCGCCCCGGAGCGCAGCGTCTTGTAGACGGTGCCGCCGCCGAGGAAGGAGTTGTGCGTGGGGATGCACGTCTCCCCGGCCAGATACATGTGGTCCGCGTTATCCACCTGGACACAACGCACCGGAACAGATTCCACCGGCACTACATCGGCGATGTAGCGATAGCGGTTCGTGTCCCGAATGCTCGGATTGAGCCGCGCCAGCTTCCGCGAGAGCCGGAACACCTTGTCCGAGGTGGTGAACGAGATGATGTAGGCGGTCGAGGTGTGCGGATGCCGCCCCTTTACCTGCTTCGTGCGCAACCGAGCCTGGTATCCCAGTCCCAGCACCAACTCGTGAACATCCCGAGCCAGTCGCTGGTTCGTCACGGAGAACTCGATGCCACCCGACGGCTTGCAGTACCCATCCGTATCGAGCAGACCGGCGAGCAACGCGCGGCGCTGCCTTTCGGACGCTCGTAGGTAGGCGGCCGGGATGTGCTTGTCGCCCAGCAGGCCCATCCGCCGCAAATTCTGCTGCACCGCACCCGGCAAGCCGTAATCCCGTTGCGACGGACGATACCGGCACTCCTGGCCGGCAAACTCGATCTCGTCGATGATCTCACGATCGAAGACCGTGATGGCCGCTCGACACGAGGTTCCGTCGCCGAGCCACGCCCCAAGCAGGTACGGCTCGACGGGCAAGTCGGCTTCCGGCAGGTCGAACGCCGCTGCGACCGGAACCGCGTGGTTTCGCTGCCCGCCGGAACTGAGCGTCGCAGCGATCTCAGCGGTCGTATGGATCGTGGGGCGCTGATTGACCTCCAGCGAGATCTCACCACGGCGCTGGTGCCCGCGAACGAAACGCGAATAGTAGACCGTGCCATCGCTGCGGGCGTCAGGGGTACGCCGGTATGTCCACACCTTCGTCGGCTGGCCACAGCCGCAGGCGCAGCTACCCGGAGGCGGTTCCGGGCTCGACATCGTGGCGGCGGCCCGGCGGAGTCGTTCCGCTAGCCGGTTCTGGGCCTTCCAGTCCTTCCTCGTCCGAGTCAGCCATTGATGCTGCGCGTCGGCGCGGATCACGGACCCATCCGCGAACACCACGTCATAACACGGACGATCGAGCAAAACGTCGGTTGCGGCGATCACGCGAGTCGGCTTGCCATCCATTCCCAGCAGTTGATCGCCGACCTTGACCTCACCCATCGTGGTCCAGCCAGTCGGCGTGGGCAGCGGGGTTTCCAGGGCAAGCGCCTTGCCCCCACCCAACCCGGCGACTATTGCGGTCAGGCCGGAAGCGTCGCGGATCTCCTGCGCCATCCACGGGTCCCAGGCCACCGGGCGCCGGGTCGCGGTGCAGGTCTCGCCGAGCAGGACGCCACGCCGGTCGCCGACCTCCGCGGTCGCCTGCGGCACCGCGGAAGCCGCCCAGACCACCGATCCTCGGCGCAGGTAGGCGCTGTTGGCCAACGGCTCGCCGGGGATGAATTCACGCGCCATCGCGTACTGCGCTTCGGGGTGCTCGATGGCGACCTTCGGCTTGTACAGGTCGAGGATCTGCTGCGCCAACCGCAGCGCGTCCCGCTCGGTGGGGCCGGAAACCGCCAGCCGCCACCAGGATTTGACCCGGGTGGCCAGCGCGGTGAAGCCGGAGGTCATCTCGTCGTCGACCTCCAGCACCCGGCCCGCCTGCCGGGCCAGCGAGGTCGGCGGCTCCAGGCCGTGCTCCTCGGTGTAGTGCCGCACCTGGGAGCGCACCTTGTTCATCTGCCTCTGCAGCTCGCCGCCGACGTCTTCGGGGCGCCGCACGTAGATCCGCGCGGACCATTCGACGGGCGCGGGCAGCCGGTCGGAGTGCTGCACCCAGGGGTCGTCGATCTCCGGGATCTGCAGGCCGTGGGTCTGCCCGACGGTGAGCACCGCGAGGTGCCGGGTGACGCCCGCGTTCGAGCCGGTGCGGCCGCGCACCGTCACGGTCGGCGCGTACGGGTCCTGGTGCATGTCGGAGGCGTCGGTGAAGGACGCGAGGTCCTCCGGTTCCCACGGAGAGCCGGGCACCGCGGGGAGGTTGCGCGGCGCGGGCAGGCCCAGCGAGCACGAGCGGTGCATCAGCCAGGAGATCTCCTCGGCGCTCACCGGACGCCCGTCCAGCCCGGCCGAGCCGATCACCTGGTCCAGGTGCTCGATCTCGCTGTCCAGCGCGACGAGTTCGGCGTCCACCGCTTCCGGGAACACCCGGCGCAGCAGCGGCGCGGCGCGTTCGACGGCGCGGTCCACCACGTTGCGGGTCTGCACCTGGACGCCCAGGTAGACCTCTTTCTCCGCCATGGAACGGCCCATCAGCTGCTGCTGCTCGCCGACCATGTAGTCGTCGAAGGACAGCGCACCGGGCGCGTCCGGCATGGGGTTGCGCGCGTTGTGCACGTGCGCCTCGGCCCACATCCTGATCGGGTAGGGCCGGTTCGTCACGCGCAGGTGCATCCAGCGGCCCTGCAGTTCGGCGTACTGGCCGGCGATCGCGGCGATCAGGTCCTGGCGCTGTGAATCGGAGCGGAAGGACCAACGCTGCGGCGAAAGCCGGTACCAGGCGAACACGTCCTGGCCGGTGCGCAGCACGTGGCCGTCGATCGACCGCGCGGCGATCGACGGCGTGTAGTTCGGGATGGACTGCTCGTCGCTGGGTCCGCGGCCGCGTTTGCTCTGCTTTCCGCTGGCGCTGCGGACCT
This genomic interval carries:
- a CDS encoding DUF4326 domain-containing protein, whose amino-acid sequence is MLPDEASSWSDDERERADALLDGHAVVVNVRKGGPHKHLVPWLEEQGLLTYVGHAGPRHHWPDSEFASPFLKEAKVDREAMVRHYEKWLDEQPNLLAKLREGELSGHALGCWCAPKPCHADVLAHRAG
- the npdG gene encoding NADPH-dependent F420 reductase, whose translation is MAEVREMTVGVLGGTGAQGRGLAIRWAKAGLKVVIGSRNAERAQQAAAEIVEIAGGDVSGQDNAGCAAASDIVLAAVPWEGHADLLKSLQAELAGKIVIDCVNPLGFDKTGPYALPVPEGSAAQQAAQLLPESRMTAAFHHVSAVTLADLAVSHVDLDVLVLGDDREATDVVRELASVIPGVRGIYGGRLRNAHQVEAFTANLIAINRRYKAHAGLRITDV
- a CDS encoding RNB domain-containing ribonuclease: MAAAGIPPGGTVAAAALPTGRSRPELGLDFSAIRAELGLPVDYPTAALAEVEQTVAQPVPTGARVDATDLPLVTVDPPGSKDLDQAVLVRRRRSGFRIHYAIADVAAFVLPGGALDVEARRRGQTLYLPDGNVPLHPTRLSEDAASLLPDQVRAGVLWTIDLDSDGLPVRVDVRRALVRSVAQLDYDGVQRSLRHGDPHPSIALLPEVGRLRREQAVLRGAIELGLPEQQVESDGAGGWRLVLRPRLVVEEWNAEISLLTGMCAAEMMLSAGIGVLRTVPDPEPETVAGLRRSASRLGVHWPVDTPPAAALARLNPIKPEALAVHVAATRLLRGAGYTAFGDGAPAKANHAGIGASYAHVTAPLRRLVDRYSAEVCLAVASDREVPEWVRAALAELPSAMGSSDRMAGQVERACIAQAQAWSLASRVGEEFAATVLRVPNGSAGEVFVADPPVIARCTGTGLGEGQQVRVRLVEADPARRDVAFEVA
- a CDS encoding C40 family peptidase, with translation MRKLVVAFVVLAGFAGLIGVGAVTALLVGSGGRGAGWSNCSADLGPWGDGAGRGERDAATLSGESVAIAKRIIEIGKQRGLPPRAWQIAIQAGKTESNLVNVFHGDRDSLGIFQMRPSMGWGSVQQVTDVDYAINKFYDVLLAVPRWEEMRPGDASQRVERSAFPLRYHKWEPMAAHLVSVEGNVEGISSCQDLPSAGVLASQAIQYAQTQLGKPYVWGAAGPNAFDCSGLTQQAWKAAGVEIPKYSQSQYFQGGAHVPLAQAQPGDLVFWGYGRDPNGIHHVALYLGDNEVLHAPQPGEAVEVTKLWDGGQLLPTVVRPAADPAPSSGAGSSTSEPVPPAGTAPREPGAPADTPSPGAPAPAAGGAR
- a CDS encoding ATP-binding protein; its protein translation is MFGRRRGRERNTHQVPGPRGSNGKVRSASGKQSKRGRGPSDEQSIPNYTPSIAARSIDGHVLRTGQDVFAWYRLSPQRWSFRSDSQRQDLIAAIAGQYAELQGRWMHLRVTNRPYPIRMWAEAHVHNARNPMPDAPGALSFDDYMVGEQQQLMGRSMAEKEVYLGVQVQTRNVVDRAVERAAPLLRRVFPEAVDAELVALDSEIEHLDQVIGSAGLDGRPVSAEEISWLMHRSCSLGLPAPRNLPAVPGSPWEPEDLASFTDASDMHQDPYAPTVTVRGRTGSNAGVTRHLAVLTVGQTHGLQIPEIDDPWVQHSDRLPAPVEWSARIYVRRPEDVGGELQRQMNKVRSQVRHYTEEHGLEPPTSLARQAGRVLEVDDEMTSGFTALATRVKSWWRLAVSGPTERDALRLAQQILDLYKPKVAIEHPEAQYAMAREFIPGEPLANSAYLRRGSVVWAASAVPQATAEVGDRRGVLLGETCTATRRPVAWDPWMAQEIRDASGLTAIVAGLGGGKALALETPLPTPTGWTTMGEVKVGDQLLGMDGKPTRVIAATDVLLDRPCYDVVFADGSVIRADAQHQWLTRTRKDWKAQNRLAERLRRAAATMSSPEPPPGSCACGCGQPTKVWTYRRTPDARSDGTVYYSRFVRGHQRRGEISLEVNQRPTIHTTAEIAATLSSGGQRNHAVPVAAAFDLPEADLPVEPYLLGAWLGDGTSCRAAITVFDREIIDEIEFAGQECRYRPSQRDYGLPGAVQQNLRRMGLLGDKHIPAAYLRASERQRRALLAGLLDTDGYCKPSGGIEFSVTNQRLARDVHELVLGLGYQARLRTKQVKGRHPHTSTAYIISFTTSDKVFRLSRKLARLNPSIRDTNRYRYIADVVPVESVPVRCVQVDNADHMYLAGETCIPTHNSFLGGGTVYKTLRSGAHWTLLDPSGPLAALCELPELRPYARPINLLNAQPGILNPYRVVAEPELEHFVDEEDPERSWRRERALAAATRRRLVLDVLTGLLPYEVARLPQTRIVLLRAVRAVGGRPDAHPGMVFEALRRDASEHHEHAVVVADFLDEIRERMSLLIPEVNADPYSERREDRLTVLTMAGLTLPKDGVGREHWTDAEALGVEMLNLAAWLTQRSIYERPKNERKGVWIDEAFFLSEVPTGRVLMNRFARDSRKWNVRVLLSSQIPADFLRIQGFVSLLDSVFIGRLDDEQAQADALRLLKVPVGAGYEQVVAALGRRPGPARNATERDHAPRQFIFGDGAGGVEKIRIDFSGPHLDHVRDALDTTPTADDRVERRALQPVDNGANSDSSVPALRSAEEYADDFESFDEFELETVGIGYTDDGSERSTGRPGERGGEDHV